One stretch of Nitrospirota bacterium DNA includes these proteins:
- a CDS encoding threonine synthase (catalyzes the formation of L-threonine from O-phospho-L-homoserine) has protein sequence MGFVTGLQCRECGRKYNIEPIYVCEFCFGPLEVVYDYQEIKKAVSR, from the coding sequence GTGGGATTTGTAACAGGACTGCAGTGTAGAGAATGCGGCAGAAAATATAACATAGAGCCCATCTATGTGTGTGAGTTCTGCTTTGGGCCCCTTGAGGTTGTCTATGACTATCAGGAGATAAAGAAGGCGGTCTCAAGG